One region of Edaphobacter bradus genomic DNA includes:
- a CDS encoding endonuclease MutS2: MNQPDLLPSIPSPLAEASAAALEWPRLRDHIAGRTWSPVGRAWTLALTPSADLAWIETQHQRTQEMQSFLAAGGTYDFHGLFDPTELLDKARIDGAALEALEILSLLTVVERISAWRNLIFPTTKSGDASNPSLLSFRSGAEESASSSHDARVPHPSQSHREGWDSTTYPRHETRPPSGIAALSAPLRAHDLNPLLNQLRGKIEPDGSLSDDASPELRRIRRAMERQHRAIEESLRRSLRKLTDDGSTQDSLITIRGERFVIPVRAEFKRKVPGVIHGSSSSGQTVFVEPLDTIEQNNELVRLLDEEQSEIHRILVALTRALAASATAIYLGTAILAEVESHTARARFAIDLRCTRPVFANGATDERVPHLRAEGAKVGSQDTKEEPQLSLTAARHPLLELRMQAEDKGASPIPLTLTLPNDARQLIISGPNTGGKTVSLKTVGLLSLMAQAGVPVPAEEAKLPLFTAIFADIGDAQSIERNLSSFSAHVVNLDRISREATSSSLVLLDELGSATDPEEGAALAVAVAEHFLQLRAWCCITTHLTSLKVYAANHAGVLNAAVGFDAQTLTPTYQLRLGVPGASAGLNIAARLGLSPAIIAAARAQLTTQTADIGAFLDQLHSQLTAATEERNSLRLREAQLTRDRARLETEGRAEQKARTKELEAKLNSLMEDFAYQIRETVKSIDDKALSQKIARNSATTLARLRREFSEQFNSTVVAHTTGADRNDPNARPHVVKGAAVGDVVKLKSLGRQARVERVIDAKTFEVSMGPMKMRVPIDDIAEVEQVKSVTPLEAARKRGGVTVSTAQDPDYTASEINVIGRTADEAHDEVERFLDRAFLAGLPRIRIVHGTGMGILRRTLRDYLRNHPHVANVTEPPQNQGGQGATEVELRQ; the protein is encoded by the coding sequence GTGAACCAGCCGGATTTATTGCCGAGTATCCCCTCCCCGCTCGCCGAAGCCAGCGCCGCCGCGCTCGAGTGGCCCCGCCTCCGCGATCACATCGCCGGCCGCACGTGGAGCCCCGTCGGCCGCGCCTGGACGCTCGCCCTCACGCCCTCCGCCGATCTCGCCTGGATCGAGACCCAACACCAGCGCACGCAGGAGATGCAGTCCTTTCTTGCTGCGGGAGGCACGTACGACTTCCACGGCCTCTTCGACCCCACCGAGCTCCTCGACAAGGCCCGCATCGACGGAGCCGCCCTCGAGGCCCTCGAGATCCTCTCGCTCCTCACCGTCGTCGAGCGCATCAGTGCCTGGCGAAACCTAATCTTCCCCACCACAAAATCGGGGGACGCCTCCAATCCGTCTTTGTTGTCATTCCGTAGCGGAGCGGAGGAATCTGCTTCTTCTTCGCACGATGCCCGGGTGCCCCATCCTTCGCAGTCTCATCGCGAAGGGTGGGATAGTACGACCTATCCCCGCCACGAAACACGACCTCCCTCTGGAATCGCTGCCCTCTCCGCACCCCTCCGCGCCCACGATCTCAACCCGCTCCTCAACCAGCTCCGCGGCAAGATCGAGCCCGACGGCTCACTCTCCGACGACGCGTCTCCCGAGCTCCGCCGTATCCGCCGCGCCATGGAGCGCCAGCACCGCGCCATCGAAGAGAGCCTGCGCCGCTCGCTCCGCAAGCTGACCGACGACGGCAGCACACAGGACTCCCTCATCACCATTCGCGGAGAACGCTTCGTCATCCCCGTCCGCGCCGAGTTCAAGCGCAAGGTCCCCGGCGTCATCCACGGCTCGTCATCCTCCGGTCAGACAGTCTTCGTCGAACCTCTCGACACCATCGAGCAGAACAACGAGCTCGTCCGCCTGCTCGACGAAGAGCAGTCCGAGATCCACCGCATCCTCGTCGCCCTCACCCGCGCCCTCGCGGCAAGCGCCACAGCCATCTACCTGGGCACTGCCATCCTCGCCGAGGTCGAATCCCACACCGCCCGCGCCCGCTTCGCCATCGACCTCCGCTGCACGCGCCCCGTCTTCGCTAACGGAGCCACTGACGAACGGGTGCCCCACCTTCGCGCCGAAGGCGCTAAGGTGGGTTCGCAGGATACCAAGGAAGAACCACAACTCTCCCTCACCGCAGCCCGGCACCCACTCCTAGAGCTCCGCATGCAGGCCGAGGACAAAGGCGCATCGCCAATCCCCTTGACCCTCACGCTCCCCAACGATGCGCGCCAGCTCATCATCAGCGGCCCCAACACCGGCGGCAAGACTGTCTCGCTCAAGACCGTCGGCCTGCTCTCGCTCATGGCGCAGGCCGGAGTCCCTGTTCCCGCCGAAGAGGCGAAGCTCCCGCTCTTCACCGCCATCTTCGCCGACATCGGCGACGCGCAGTCCATCGAGCGCAACCTCTCCAGCTTCTCCGCGCACGTCGTCAACCTCGACCGTATCTCGCGCGAAGCGACCTCGTCCTCACTTGTTCTGCTGGACGAACTCGGCTCAGCCACCGACCCCGAAGAAGGCGCGGCCCTCGCGGTCGCCGTCGCCGAGCACTTCCTCCAACTCCGCGCATGGTGCTGTATCACCACGCACCTAACCTCGCTCAAGGTCTACGCCGCCAACCACGCCGGAGTCCTGAACGCCGCCGTCGGCTTCGACGCCCAGACCCTGACTCCGACCTACCAGCTCCGCCTCGGAGTCCCCGGAGCCTCTGCCGGCCTCAACATCGCCGCGCGCCTCGGCCTCTCACCCGCGATCATCGCAGCCGCACGCGCCCAACTCACCACCCAGACCGCCGACATCGGAGCCTTCCTCGACCAGCTCCACTCGCAGCTCACCGCCGCAACAGAAGAGCGCAACTCGCTCCGCCTCAGGGAAGCGCAGCTCACACGCGACCGCGCACGCCTCGAGACCGAGGGCCGCGCCGAACAAAAGGCCCGCACAAAAGAGCTCGAGGCCAAGCTCAACTCGCTGATGGAAGACTTCGCCTACCAGATCCGAGAGACGGTGAAGTCCATCGACGACAAGGCACTCTCGCAGAAGATCGCGCGCAACTCAGCCACTACGCTCGCGCGCCTGCGCCGCGAGTTCTCCGAGCAGTTCAACTCCACCGTCGTCGCCCACACTACAGGAGCCGACAGGAACGACCCCAACGCGCGCCCGCACGTCGTCAAAGGCGCGGCCGTCGGCGACGTCGTCAAGCTGAAGTCGCTCGGCCGCCAGGCCCGCGTCGAACGCGTGATCGACGCAAAGACCTTCGAAGTCTCCATGGGGCCCATGAAGATGCGCGTCCCCATCGACGACATCGCCGAAGTGGAGCAGGTCAAATCAGTCACACCCCTCGAAGCCGCGCGCAAACGCGGCGGCGTCACCGTCTCCACCGCGCAGGACCCCGACTACACGGCTTCAGAGATTAACGTCATCGGCCGCACCGCCGACGAGGCCCACGACGAGGTCGAGCGCTTCCTCGACCGCGCCTTCCTCGCTGGCCTCCCACGCATCCGCATCGTCCACGGAACCGGCATGGGCATCCTCCGCCGCACCCTGCGCGACTACCTCCGCAACCACCCCCACGTAGCCAACGTCACCGAGCCGCCACAAAACCAGGGCGGCCAAGGGGCGACCGAAGTCGAGCTTCGGCAGTAA
- a CDS encoding zinc ribbon domain-containing protein, producing MVCQACGSVVGPEVRFCPKCGAQVAAVAPPSQPAAGYPPYPPMVAAPRVQRHLQTLGTLWCIFGVYRILAGLAALFFVRTMAWRYFGGGGWTVGRWGGMHGPPWMVMMPVLMMVLLVTSVLAFLAGYSLLTRRPWGRTLAIIAAILALLKFPLGTALGTYTLWVLAPGVSGMEYDAIADRS from the coding sequence ATGGTCTGTCAGGCGTGCGGAAGTGTTGTCGGGCCAGAGGTTCGGTTTTGCCCGAAGTGTGGAGCGCAGGTTGCGGCTGTCGCGCCGCCGTCGCAGCCGGCCGCGGGGTATCCGCCTTATCCGCCGATGGTTGCGGCGCCGCGGGTGCAGAGGCATCTGCAGACGCTGGGGACGTTGTGGTGCATCTTCGGGGTGTACAGGATTCTGGCGGGACTGGCGGCGTTGTTCTTTGTGCGCACGATGGCGTGGCGGTACTTCGGTGGTGGCGGCTGGACGGTTGGCCGCTGGGGAGGCATGCACGGGCCGCCGTGGATGGTCATGATGCCGGTGCTCATGATGGTCTTGCTGGTGACCTCGGTGCTGGCGTTTCTGGCGGGCTATAGCCTGCTGACGCGCAGGCCGTGGGGCAGGACGCTCGCGATTATCGCGGCCATTCTGGCGCTGCTGAAGTTCCCCCTCGGGACGGCGCTGGGGACTTATACGCTGTGGGTGCTGGCCCCGGGAGTCTCGGGGATGGAGTATGACGCGATTGCGGACCGGAGCTGA
- a CDS encoding GNAT family N-acetyltransferase: MSLAEGLTIRRASVEDAAVITAHRRAMFKEMRSAGEAALDEMAARFGPWVEEKLAAEEYLGWFAIAADGAIAAGAGLWLMDWPPHVVGRAKRRGYLLNVYTEKAFRRRGLARHLVEVAMTWCYEHDVDTVVLHASDAGRRMYEEMGFRATNEMRIVL, encoded by the coding sequence ATGAGTCTGGCAGAGGGGCTTACGATACGGCGCGCGTCGGTCGAAGATGCGGCGGTGATTACGGCGCATCGACGGGCTATGTTCAAGGAGATGCGGTCGGCTGGCGAGGCTGCGCTCGATGAGATGGCAGCGAGGTTTGGGCCTTGGGTTGAAGAGAAGCTTGCAGCAGAAGAGTATCTGGGCTGGTTTGCGATTGCGGCGGATGGCGCGATTGCGGCGGGTGCGGGGCTATGGTTGATGGATTGGCCTCCGCATGTGGTGGGACGTGCGAAGCGGCGGGGGTATCTGCTGAACGTCTACACGGAGAAGGCGTTTCGGCGGCGCGGATTGGCGCGGCATCTTGTGGAGGTGGCGATGACGTGGTGCTACGAGCATGATGTGGATACAGTGGTGCTGCATGCGAGCGATGCCGGACGGCGGATGTATGAGGAGATGGGATTCCGGGCTACAAATGAGATGAGGATTGTGTTGTAG
- a CDS encoding serine hydrolase domain-containing protein: MKTTLLVLVCLLTLPSRAEDPGIRRLDGTKISIADAEALARRTLAENHVTGAQIAVLNRGHLVWSAAFGLRSRDPDLPMQPTTTTWAASITKSVFATYVMQLAQSRQFPLDIPIVHLMPHPLDSYEPYRDTASEIAHDPLFGTVTPVYLLSHTAGFANFSSLEPDHKLHIHFIPGSQFAYSGDGINLLQFVVEQQLANKPLDELMQQSLFTPLHMDHTSLIYKESFAGNIADRFDSDEKFISHPRRAQPRAAGSMTTTANDLATFLTALLSTEKKDQHILTPKALHAMLTPNIAIMTQHQFPTFDETEGAEGPVVGLSYALGWGVLARTRYGPAIFKEGHGDGAQNYLICFVRTRDCMIILTNSDNGELAFRPLLEGILGDTVTPWEWEGYTREAILASRKPH; the protein is encoded by the coding sequence ATGAAGACTACTCTCCTCGTCCTCGTCTGCCTGCTGACGTTGCCATCCCGCGCCGAAGACCCTGGCATCCGCCGCCTCGACGGCACAAAGATCTCCATCGCCGACGCCGAGGCTCTCGCCCGCCGCACCCTCGCCGAAAATCACGTCACCGGAGCCCAGATCGCCGTCCTCAACCGCGGCCACCTCGTCTGGAGCGCCGCCTTCGGCCTGCGCAGCCGCGACCCCGACCTCCCCATGCAGCCCACCACCACTACCTGGGCCGCCTCCATCACCAAGAGTGTCTTCGCCACGTACGTCATGCAGCTCGCGCAGAGCCGCCAGTTCCCGCTCGACATTCCCATCGTGCACCTCATGCCGCACCCGCTCGACAGCTACGAACCCTACCGCGACACTGCCTCCGAGATCGCCCACGACCCGCTCTTCGGCACCGTCACGCCTGTCTACCTTCTCTCCCACACCGCCGGCTTCGCCAACTTCAGCTCGCTCGAGCCCGACCACAAGCTCCACATCCACTTCATCCCGGGCTCGCAATTCGCCTACTCGGGCGACGGGATCAACCTGCTGCAGTTCGTCGTCGAGCAGCAGCTCGCCAACAAGCCGTTGGACGAGCTTATGCAGCAGTCGCTCTTCACGCCGCTCCACATGGACCACACCAGCCTCATCTACAAAGAGAGCTTTGCCGGCAACATCGCCGACCGCTTCGACTCCGACGAAAAATTTATCTCGCACCCGCGCCGCGCCCAGCCCCGCGCCGCCGGCTCCATGACGACCACCGCCAACGACCTCGCCACCTTCCTCACTGCGCTCCTCTCGACTGAGAAGAAAGACCAGCACATCCTCACACCCAAGGCCCTCCACGCGATGCTCACGCCCAACATCGCCATCATGACGCAGCATCAGTTCCCCACCTTCGACGAGACGGAGGGCGCGGAAGGCCCTGTCGTCGGCCTCTCCTATGCGCTGGGATGGGGCGTCCTCGCGCGCACCCGCTACGGCCCAGCCATCTTCAAGGAGGGCCACGGCGACGGCGCGCAGAACTACCTCATCTGCTTCGTGCGCACGCGCGATTGCATGATCATCCTCACCAACAGCGACAACGGCGAGCTGGCCTTCCGCCCGCTGCTCGAAGGCATCCTCGGCGACACCGTCACGCCGTGGGAGTGGGAGGGCTACACGCGCGAGGCAATCCTCGCCTCGCGCAAGCCTCACTAA
- the sseA gene encoding 3-mercaptopyruvate sulfurtransferase codes for MSPLVEPAWLADRLQDQNTVVLDATLPPVGVTPPVDTRSRYVAKHIPGAIFFDIDEHSDHSTSLPHMLPQPEVFSRSMSALGIGDNSVIVIYEQDGVFSAPRAWWMLRTFGAQNVHILNGGLNAWIAAGLPTASGEVHRPAATFHAKLDHDAVKDFAQVQQMIAEHTQGHTQILDARSAARFTGAAPEPRPGISSGHMPGATSVPFTELVEEGRLKSPEKLREIFSSKKVDLQQPITTTCGSGVTAAVVALGLEVVGAKRVTLYDGSWAEYAQHPEAKIEKTS; via the coding sequence ATGAGCCCTCTCGTCGAACCCGCCTGGCTTGCCGACCGTCTCCAAGATCAAAACACCGTAGTCCTCGACGCCACACTCCCGCCCGTCGGCGTCACGCCCCCAGTCGATACGCGCTCGCGCTACGTCGCCAAACACATCCCCGGCGCGATCTTTTTCGACATCGACGAGCACTCGGACCACTCCACATCGCTGCCCCACATGCTGCCCCAACCCGAAGTCTTCTCGCGCAGCATGTCGGCCCTCGGCATCGGCGACAACTCGGTCATCGTCATCTACGAGCAGGATGGCGTCTTCTCCGCGCCTCGCGCCTGGTGGATGCTCCGCACTTTCGGAGCGCAAAACGTCCACATCCTCAACGGAGGACTAAACGCCTGGATCGCAGCCGGCCTTCCCACCGCGTCCGGCGAAGTCCATCGCCCCGCAGCAACCTTCCACGCAAAACTGGACCACGATGCTGTAAAAGACTTCGCCCAGGTCCAGCAGATGATCGCCGAACACACACAGGGCCACACCCAGATTCTCGACGCCCGCTCTGCCGCACGCTTCACCGGAGCAGCCCCCGAGCCGCGCCCCGGAATAAGCTCCGGCCACATGCCCGGAGCGACCAGCGTGCCCTTCACCGAGCTGGTCGAAGAGGGCCGCCTCAAGTCGCCCGAAAAACTGCGCGAGATCTTCTCTTCAAAGAAGGTGGACCTGCAACAGCCGATAACCACCACGTGCGGGTCCGGCGTTACTGCCGCTGTAGTAGCGCTCGGTCTCGAGGTCGTCGGAGCAAAGCGCGTTACCCTCTACGACGGCTCCTGGGCCGAGTACGCCCAGCACCCAGAAGCAAAGATCGAGAAAACCAGTTAG